In Papio anubis isolate 15944 chromosome 20, Panubis1.0, whole genome shotgun sequence, the genomic window CTTCTCGGTGCTGCTGGACGTGAAGCACTTCTCGCCGGAGGAAATTGCTGTCAAGGTGGTGGGCGAACACGTGGAGGTGCACGCGCGCCACGAGGAACGCCCGGTGAGCCGCGGCGGGGGCGGGGTTGGAGCGAGTACGCGCGCAGCAGGGCCAGAGGGGCGGGGCCGCTCaagcctccctcccctccaggaTGAGCACGGATTCGTCGCGCGCGAGTTCCACCGCCGCTACCGCCTGCCGCCTGGCGTGGATCCGGCTGCCGTGACGTCCGCGCTGTCCCCCGAGGGCGTCCTGTCCATCCAGGCCGCACCAGCGTCGACCCAGGCCCCACCGCCAGCCGCAGCCAAGTAGGGGGCTGGGCCGCGCCCGCACCCCGGGAGCGTCCTCAGGCTCCCTCTATTGAAGCCGATCTGACTCCGCCCAGCCAGATGTCCCGAGCGCGCCAAGAACTGTCCTCTCACCCACTCCTGGATTCTGCCCTGACCTCCACCCTGGACACTGCCTTGATAACCTAGACCCTTACACTGACACCCTCGCTCTCACACCTCCTCCAGCTTTCGGACCCCACACCGACACCTCGCCGGCTTCCAGACCCCACCAGCACTACCCTAACCCTCAGCCAACAGTCTCAGCCCCACCGACCCACTTTCTTGGCATATAGCCCCACTtaagaccccttctctacttcCTTCTGAGTCCTCTACGAAGATATCTGGGTACTACATTTCCATCCCTTCCCTATTTTGACACCAAATTATGGTGTAGACagccctcccccaaccccaggcctgTCAGGCACAATCCCCCCACCTCCCAAATGTCCTGGACTGCACAGACTTCCCACTCCAGACTGTCCAGGCCTGGTTCCCAAGACCTGATCCTTCCCCTATGACCAGACAGTCCACAACGGCCCCGCTCCAGCCCATTTTCTGCTGTGAAACCCCAGCCAGCCACACCAGACTCTGGAACCCTTTTCTGACCACCCCAATTCTTGGACACCTATCCCAGGCCAACCAGAACACCCAACCCCAAACTGTACAGACTCTCCCACCCAAACCTCCCCAGACTCTGCACGAATGTCCTAGGCCCCCTCCCTAACTCTAACCAGACCCCGTCCCCCTAAGTCCCTTTGTCTTGACCCCCAAGTCTTCTTCAACCAGATAATCCTCGGCCACCCACCTctcaccctcctcctcttctccttcaagACCCAGCTGAGCACCG contains:
- the HSPB6 gene encoding heat shock protein beta-6 codes for the protein MEIPVPVQPSWLRRASAPLPGLSAPGRLFDQRFGEGLLEAELAALCPTTLAPYYLRAPSVALPVAQVPTDPGHFSVLLDVKHFSPEEIAVKVVGEHVEVHARHEERPDEHGFVAREFHRRYRLPPGVDPAAVTSALSPEGVLSIQAAPASTQAPPPAAAK